In uncultured Campylobacter sp., the DNA window AGAATTTTAGAATTTTAGAATTTTAGAATTTTAGAATTTTAGAATTTTAGAATTTCGCGGCGCGCAGATTAATAGACAAATTAAAACGCGCCGCAGCAGTGGTGTTAGCAGCTAGTTCGCAGCGTCTTGAAGCTCTTCTTCGATCTCAGAGTTGCTTTTTACGACCATGCCTGAGCCGTGGATGACGCTAGGCATGCAGGATGTGCAGATATGCACCGCCTCGCCGTTTTTATGCGCCTTGATAAAGACCGCATTTTCATCATCGCTACTTTTTAGCGAACAAATATTGCAAATGTAAATATCGCCTGATTTCATAGAAATCCTTTCTTAAAAAATTTCGCACTATTTTATGAAAATTTCAAAATTTTTCATTGATTTTAGTTAATCTTTAGCGATTTTTATTGCGGACACTTTCGTCTATCAGCACTATGTGCGTCAAAAAGATGATGAAAAATAGCTGGAAAAATAATCCTACCAGCGGGATCAAACACAGCAGGTAAAAAATAAAAGCGCTTAGGGCAAATTTATATCCTCCACCCATTTTATAAGAGCGCTCGAAGCTTTTCGCGCTTAACGCGTTTGAAGCGACGTCGATTAGAACCAGCTTGTAATAGATATAAAAAAACGGCACGTTGATGATGAATAAATTTATTACCGGCACAAACAAAAATACCGAACATATAAATAAAATCGCTAAAAATTTTAAAATTTCAATGCTCATCAGCTTTAGCACTCGCGCCGTGCTCGCTTCGTCCGCGCGGCTTAGATGGTAGTGGCGCGCATTGATCTCTTTGGTGACTGCGGGCGTCAGAAATCCTGCTATGATAAGCGCACAAAACACGCTAAGCATCAGCACCGCAAAGCTAGCAAACACCGAAAAAATCGCGCCGATAATCCACTTCGTAGCAGCAAAGCTTAGAATTTTTGCAATTACCGGGAAGCGCTGTTCGTCCAAGAAGCTAAAATCGCCGCTTTGCGCGCCCTGCGAAAGCGCGTCAAAAAGCTCTTTGCCGCCGAAAAATGCGAGCGTGCCTAAGATTATGATCGAGCACACAAGTGGCAATAGCGAGAGCAAAATAAACTTGCGCGTAAAAAAATCCTGCTTCGCCAAATTAAAAATTCTACCCATGTATGCTCCTATTTGCGTTATTTTAGCGACTTTTGCGACGGAATTTGAGCTGAGCAATTTGGCTACCGCACGAAAGCGCCTCATTAATCCGCTCGCTTGGCTCATTCACTTTTTTTAACCGGCTCATCTTGCATTATAATACGAAATTTATGCTTTGATCGCTCGCCATCCCCGCGTTTAATCTGCTCATTTATAGTGCGTAAAGGGAGACCGCATCTAGCTATGTTTTTACCTGTTGTGAATATTTATTTGCTTGCTGCGCGGAATTTTGCCACTTATAAATAGGCTGACATTGCGTAAAATTTTAGGTACAAAACTGCAGAATTTCAAATCAAACCTCTTTTTTAAAATTTGCCTGCCGAAATTTTATAGATGGAATTTTAAAATCTTAAAGATAAATTTCGCAAGCAAATCCATGACTTTACTTCGTCGCGTCGTAGATCTTTTGCAATTGCTCGTAAATTTCGTTTGCGCTTACCGCGCCTTTTGATAGCACCTCTATTAGCACCTCGTTATCCTCAAGGTCTCCCCAGATTTTGCGGTAGTTGCCCTCTTTGTAGCCGTTATTTTGGCGGAATTTATTTAGCACGTTTTTGCCGATATATTTGGCAAAAAGTATGTCTAAGCTCACGCCACATTTAATCGCCACGCGAAAAAAATCGGTCAGCAGCTCGCCGATTTGCAGCTCAAATCCGCTTGTTTCGTGGATTATGAGCTCGATGTCGTTTACGATTTCGTAGATGCTGTATTCGCGCACATCGTAGGCGTAGGAGCTAAACTCCGCAAATCCGCTTACTGCCGTGACGTCGCTTACGATGTGGTCGATGTCTTTGCCGCCGTAATATTGCTCTAAAATATAGCTCATTACGAAGTGCCAAATATCAACGATCTCGATGACAATATTATTCACGTCCGGCGCTGCAGAGATATTTTTCCAATGCTTCCACGCAAAGCTATCGATGAGCTCTGCGCATTCCATGTAAATGCAGCGCTTCCAGTTGATAAGTTTGCCGTTTTTTGTATAGCCGTCCTCCCAGCCCACGCCATTTGTTTCGTCGTTTAGGGCTTGCTGCATCAAAAACATCTCTTTTACTTTTTTATAATTTTCCATAAAAATTCTCCTAATTTTGGCTCGCGATTATAGCTAATAAAAGAAAATCATTGTATAATTTAGCAAAAAGGAGGCTTAAAATGTGTGCCGCTCAGGATAAATTCGACGAGTTTTTAGGCAGGATGAAACTCCTATCTCTCGGAGTTTTGCGCAATAATCTGCCATATTGCTGCAGTGCATTTTACGCCTACGATCCGCAAAATAAGGAGCTCATCATCGCAAGCGCGAGCGACTCCGAGCATATCAAAGCAGTCTTTGCCAACCGCGGAGTTGCGGCTACAGTCGCGCTGGATACGAAATTTGTAGGTAGGATCAAAGGCGTGCAGATTTGCGGCCATATCCGTAGCGCGGATGAGCGCGAAACCTCGCTATATCTTAAGCGCTTCCCGTTTGCGCGCGCGATGGAGACCGATTTTTTTACGATCAGAATTGATTGGATGAAAATGACCGATAATACTCTAACTTTCGGCAAAAAGCTAATTTGGGAACGCTAGTTCGCTAATAAATCGTCTATTTATTTTTACGAAATTTTAAACTTTGCGAGGATTAAATTTTATCTGGTAAAATTTTTAAAACTTGCATAAATTCTATCTTGTCTATTTTTCAAAGAATTTCACTATTAGACCCGCTTTAAAATTTCCGCTCGGTTGGTTTTTTGAATTTTACAGCATGGAATTTAGCGTAAAATTTCATCTTGCAAGCGGGGATTATCGCAAATTTTATTCCCTTAGAAGCGGAGCCTGCCGCGTAGAATTTCGCATGAAAATTTTAAAATTCTAAAATTTGGCTTTTCAAATTTAGCTTGACGCGCGAGCTTAGCTCTGCCGCTTTCTGATTTCGCTTACTAGCTGCCCGCCGATCGCGTAGTCGTCAGTGGATATTTCGTCTATCGTAACGACCGTGGTTTTCTCGCCCCTACCCAGCACGGCTACGAGGGCGTCGGTGAGATTCTTGACGAGCCTTGCTTTTTGTTCACGACTTAGACCGCCATGCTCTTTGGTAATTTTGACGTTTATGTAGGGCATTAATTCTCCTTAAAATAAACGTAATTGTAGCCAAAATTTCGTCTGTGCGCCTGAAAGTGCGAAATTTTATGTTAAAATCGCCGCGATCTAAATTTAAGGAGAAAATATGCCATTGTTAGATAGTTTTAAGGTCGATCATACCCGCATGAATGCCCCGGGCGTGCGGCTCGCAAAGAGTATGCGCACCAAAAGCGGCGATAAGATCAGCGTCTATGATCTGCGGTTTTGCCGCCCGAATTTAGAGATCATGAGCGAGCGCGGTACCCACACGCTGGAGCATCTTTTCGCTGGCTTCATGCGCGAGCACCTAAATAGCGCGGACGTCGAGATCATCGACATCTCGCCGATGGGGTGCCGCACGGGCTTTTATATGAGCGTGATCGGCGCGCCTTGCGAGAGTGCCGTCGCGGCGGCGTGGAGCGCGAGCATGAAGGATATTTTAGGGGTGGGCTCTCAAGCAGAGATCCCCGAGCTGAATAAATTTCAATGCGGCACCTTCGCGATGCACTCGCTTGCAGAAGCTAAACAGATCGCGCAAAATGTGCTAAATAAAGGGATTGGCGTGATCAAAAACGACGAGATCGCGCTGGATCCAAGCAAGATAAAATAGTTTTGAAATTTAAGAGATAGCGCAAAATTCTAGCACTATCTCTTTGGGCACCGCTTGTTCCGCGATCAGTGTATAATGCACCATAAAATATTATCGTAAAATGTGCAAAAATTCGAGACGCAAAAATGCGTATCTGCTAAAACAAGCCAGAGGTAGCATATATTTATAAGCCGATTTAGCTTTATAAACCGACTTGGCGCTTGCCGTAAAGT includes these proteins:
- a CDS encoding EI24 domain-containing protein produces the protein MGRIFNLAKQDFFTRKFILLSLLPLVCSIIILGTLAFFGGKELFDALSQGAQSGDFSFLDEQRFPVIAKILSFAATKWIIGAIFSVFASFAVLMLSVFCALIIAGFLTPAVTKEINARHYHLSRADEASTARVLKLMSIEILKFLAILFICSVFLFVPVINLFIINVPFFYIYYKLVLIDVASNALSAKSFERSYKMGGGYKFALSAFIFYLLCLIPLVGLFFQLFFIIFLTHIVLIDESVRNKNR
- a CDS encoding dUTP diphosphatase: MENYKKVKEMFLMQQALNDETNGVGWEDGYTKNGKLINWKRCIYMECAELIDSFAWKHWKNISAAPDVNNIVIEIVDIWHFVMSYILEQYYGGKDIDHIVSDVTAVSGFAEFSSYAYDVREYSIYEIVNDIELIIHETSGFELQIGELLTDFFRVAIKCGVSLDILFAKYIGKNVLNKFRQNNGYKEGNYRKIWGDLEDNEVLIEVLSKGAVSANEIYEQLQKIYDATK
- a CDS encoding 4-oxalocrotonate tautomerase family protein, whose protein sequence is MPYINVKITKEHGGLSREQKARLVKNLTDALVAVLGRGEKTTVVTIDEISTDDYAIGGQLVSEIRKRQS
- the luxS gene encoding S-ribosylhomocysteine lyase; the encoded protein is MPLLDSFKVDHTRMNAPGVRLAKSMRTKSGDKISVYDLRFCRPNLEIMSERGTHTLEHLFAGFMREHLNSADVEIIDISPMGCRTGFYMSVIGAPCESAVAAAWSASMKDILGVGSQAEIPELNKFQCGTFAMHSLAEAKQIAQNVLNKGIGVIKNDEIALDPSKIK